From a single Scomber japonicus isolate fScoJap1 chromosome 12, fScoJap1.pri, whole genome shotgun sequence genomic region:
- the LOC128369699 gene encoding SLAM family member 5-like, with amino-acid sequence QEYNVVRLFPDKRTKIFDSYVGRVEFSVQNHSLILKNVQHSDSGDYTALITGDINQHLTEYKVIIQDPVSPVQLSVNSVSNSRESCNLTVTCSTEDSLISSTFRCDTQTCNQEGGEQSEVTTSGSSLHVYLFNDFIICNYSNQVSWTRDMKEIQSLCSLTAGSQSISLCLVKTVVFSVGLIIMVSAVISVHLMERLKKQE; translated from the exons CAAGAATACAATGTAGTGAGATTATTTCCtgataaaagaacaaaaatatttGACAGTTATGTAGGAAGGGTTGAGTTTTCTGTACAAAATCACTCTTTGATTTTGAAGAATGTGCAACACAGCGACAGTGGAGATTACACTGCACTCATAACTGGGGACATAAACCAACATCTAACTGAATACAAGGTCATAATTCAAG ATCCAGTGTCTCCAGTCCAGCTGTCAGTGAACTCTGTGTCTAACAGCAGAGAGTCCTGTAACCTCActgtgacctgcagtacagagGACTCTCTCATCAGCAGCACTTTTAGATGTGACACCCAAACCTGCaatcaggagggaggagagcagtCAGAGGTCACAACCTCTGGTTCTTCTCTCCATGTCTACTTGTTCAACGACTTCATCatctgtaactatagcaaccaggTCAGCTGGACCAGAGACATGAAGGAGAttcagtctctctgctctctaactGCTG GTTCACAGAGTATCTCTCTGTGCCTGGTGAAGACAGTCGTGTTCTCTGTTGGTCTGATCATCATGGTGTCTGCCGTCATCAGTGTCCATCTGATGGAGAGGCTCAAGAAGCAAGAATGA